The nucleotide sequence aatgtatttcaaaaatattatatagatttttctaccaaataaataaaatgataaaatcagCGGATAATTAGAAGATTCATCAATTATcgctaaaaacaaaacaaataattttggtttgaaaGACCAAATAGGCAAATACTTTACTGGTTTAGCTTTTACATAATCACTACTGGGCCGATTCAGAAAGCCCATTAAACGTTTGATTTTACATAGACAGTGACGACATTTAATAATCATCTTCCTCGTTTACGATTTAGGTCTTCATGTGACGGCCAAATTAGCATTTTCCCGGTGAAAATTTTGAAGCTCGAAAAACACATAACAAAAACATCGCGCCAAACAAAAACTCAGCTTAATTTTTTCGAGAAATTCGAAAATAATCACAGAGACCGccaaaagtttcaatctttattccaaaaatttcccaaaaatgTCTCTtcgcttcttctctttttctcacccatctctctccttccttctcATCCTCAACCTGAATCCATGGCCGACGACGATAAGGAGAACTGCGTTAGAATGACAAGAGCAGCGACGAAACGAAAAGCTGCCATGGCGGCGGCGACCATAGACGAAGAACgaatcaacaagaagaagagagtcgtACTCGGAGAGCTTCCTAACTTATGCAACATCAAGAAGCCTCGAAGAAAAGCCACTAAGGTTATTACAACGAAACAGAAGAACCCAGTTTCGATTCCGACACTCGCAAACACAAACTTAGACATTGACACGAGATCTGATGATCCTCAGATGTGTGCTCCTTATGTTACTTCAATCTTTGAGTATCTTCGTCAATTAGaggtaaataaacaaaaacccatCTCTAAATTTTACAACTGTAGAAGAAAGAACCAAGCATTGAGTAGTTTTTGCTTGATTCACAATTCAGGGGAAAGCAAAGTCAAGACCTTTGATTGATTACATTGACAAGATTCAGAAAGATGTAACTTCGAGTATGAGAGGAGTTTTGGTTGATTGGTTAGTTGAAGTTGCTGAAGAATACAAACTTCTCTCAGAGACTCTTTACCTCGCTGTCTCTTACATCGATAGATTCTTGTCTCTCAAGACTGTTAATAGACAAAGGCTTCAGCTTTTGGGAGTTGCTTCAATGCTTATTGCTTCGTAAGACTACTCTTTCTCttgtctgttttgttttcttttgtttttgttgtttgcttatttgtgttttgggttttggattttgtagaaAGTATGAAGAGATTACTCCTCCAAATGTGAATGACTTTTGTTACATCACAGACCATACTTACACGAAACAAGAGATTGTGAAGATGGAAGCTGATATACTTCTTGCTCTGGAGTTTGAATTAGGGAACCCAACAAGCAACACATTTCTAAGGTTAGGttctgattctttttgtttgtttgtctagTTCATTGTCTAATTGGTTATGTATCTGAGGTTAGAATCTATTGCAGAAGGCAGGTTTTGGTGTTCATTATCTcactgtgtttttgtttttggttatgcTTGTCTTGTGCAGACGGTTCACAAGGGTTGCACAAGAAGATTTCCAAGTAAGCTCTCTTTTTAAATTGTGGCGTTTGCAATGTATAAAGTATCAATTGCTaagacttctttttcttttctttcttttagatGTCACCTTTACAGATGGAGTTTCTTTGTAGCTATCTTTCAGAGTTAAGCATGTTAGACTATAACTCTTTGAAGTTTCTTCCATCTATTGTGGCTGCTTCAGCTGTTTTTCTCGCTAGGTTCATCATCCGTCCAAAGCAACATCCCTGGGTAAGCCATTTCTTGCAAAGCGTATCTCGTTCTAATTCTATGTACACTAGTTTTACATAAGAAACTAAAGCGCTGGTGTTTAATGTAGCAGAATGTAATGTTAGAAGAATACACAAAATACAAAGCGGGTGATCTGAAAGAATGCGTGAGAATGATACATGACTTGTATCTGAGTAGAAAAGGTGGAGCTTTACAAGCTATAAGAGAGAAATACAAGCAGCATAAGGTAAACTAACTACTTTGAAATATGATGATTTGAGTTGAATGTGAAGTACCAATGTTCCTTTTGATTTACACGTTTCTCTCTGTCTATTTTGTTCATCACAGTTCAAGTGTGTGGCGACAATGCCTGTATCGCCAGAGCTGCCTCTTACGGTTTTTGAAGATGTCAACATTTAGTGAGAGCTTGACCAAAGATAGTATAAAACCAGGAACTCAGGAAGTGGTTTGTTGGTCTCGTTTCTTAGTGTTTTGGGTTTGTACATATCTTAGGACTACTTCTAGTTGTGATTAAGTATCTAAACTAATGTTCAAAGATTTTGGTTACAGAGTTAATGAAATTTTCGTTTGGATTTCGCCAAAACTGATAATACTCAAAAGATCTTTACTATACGCAAAAGATCTTTTTTTGCCAATGAGATCAGTTTGTTACTATACGCAAAAGATCTCTTTTTTAATGGTTATCatccatctatttt is from Camelina sativa cultivar DH55 chromosome 20, Cs, whole genome shotgun sequence and encodes:
- the LOC104771449 gene encoding putative cyclin-A3-1 isoform X2, which encodes MADDDKENCVRMTRAATKRKAAMAAATIDEERINKKKRVVLGELPNLCNIKKPRRKATKVITTKQKNPVSIPTLANTNLDIDTRSDDPQMCAPYVTSIFEYLRQLEGKAKSRPLIDYIDKIQKDVTSSMRGVLVDWLVEVAEEYKLLSETLYLAVSYIDRFLSLKTVNRQRLQLLGVASMLIASKYEEITPPNVNDFCYITDHTYTKQEIVKMEADILLALEFELGNPTSNTFLRRFTRVAQEDFQMSPLQMEFLCSYLSELSMLDYNSLKFLPSIVAASAVFLARFIIRPKQHPWNVMLEEYTKYKAGDLKECVRMIHDLYLSRKGGALQAIREKYKQHKFKCVATMPVSPELPLTVFEDVNI
- the LOC104771449 gene encoding putative cyclin-A3-1 isoform X1 encodes the protein MADDDKENCVRMTRAATKRKAAMAAATIDEERINKKKRVVLGELPNLCNIKKPRRKATKVITTKQKNPVSIPTLANTNLDIDTRSDDPQMCAPYVTSIFEYLRQLEGKAKSRPLIDYIDKIQKDVTSSMRGVLVDWLVEVAEEYKLLSETLYLAVSYIDRFLSLKTVNRQRLQLLGVASMLIASKYEEITPPNVNDFCYITDHTYTKQEIVKMEADILLALEFELGNPTSNTFLRRFTRVAQEDFQMSPLQMEFLCSYLSELSMLDYNSLKFLPSIVAASAVFLARFIIRPKQHPWQNVMLEEYTKYKAGDLKECVRMIHDLYLSRKGGALQAIREKYKQHKFKCVATMPVSPELPLTVFEDVNI